From a region of the Anaeromyxobacter sp. genome:
- a CDS encoding Hsp70 family protein — protein MSAAPTIYAVDFGTSNSLLAAASRDRLFEPVPLDPLAKDPTVLRSILCFPSAGGVYSGGEALRQFVEHGGEARLLRSIKRHLGTRSFRGTVIGNRLVSAEELVGTLLRQLRLRADAFFGVEVRRVVLGRPVHFDGDDDAFAEARLRRAAAHAGFEEIHFLPEPVAAARAFGAAAQREELALIGDFGGGTSDFTVLRVGPRPPVREDVLAVGGVAVAGDALDASLMRSQVGRHFGAEVAYRQPFGSNVLRMPQGIVQHLCSPAHLSILLRRDVASFLADVRRWALSEEDRRRMDQLTVLVEDTQGFQLFEAIEQAKRTLSTGLEAEVTFSYPGIEVTEPVTRAGFEEASGREVDQILRCLDATVRAAGVAPDEIGVVCSTGGTARVPRLAAELRARLPAARLEQFKGFHSVVEGLALEAQAIARR, from the coding sequence ATGTCCGCCGCCCCCACCATCTACGCCGTCGACTTCGGCACCAGCAACTCGCTCCTCGCCGCGGCCAGCCGAGACCGGCTCTTCGAGCCGGTGCCGCTCGATCCGCTGGCCAAGGATCCGACGGTGCTCCGGTCGATCCTCTGCTTCCCCAGCGCCGGGGGCGTCTACTCGGGCGGCGAGGCGCTCCGCCAGTTCGTCGAGCACGGCGGCGAGGCGCGCCTGCTGCGGTCCATCAAGCGCCACCTCGGCACCCGCTCCTTCCGCGGCACGGTCATCGGCAACCGCCTGGTCTCGGCCGAGGAGCTGGTGGGCACGCTGCTGCGCCAGCTGCGGCTGCGCGCCGACGCCTTCTTCGGCGTGGAGGTGCGGCGGGTGGTGCTGGGGCGGCCGGTCCACTTCGACGGCGACGACGACGCCTTCGCCGAGGCGCGCCTGCGCCGGGCGGCGGCCCACGCCGGCTTCGAGGAGATCCACTTCCTGCCCGAGCCGGTGGCCGCGGCGCGCGCCTTCGGCGCGGCCGCCCAGCGGGAGGAGCTGGCGCTGATCGGCGACTTCGGCGGCGGCACCTCCGACTTCACGGTGCTGCGCGTCGGGCCCCGCCCGCCGGTGCGGGAGGACGTGCTGGCGGTGGGGGGCGTGGCGGTGGCGGGCGACGCCCTCGACGCCTCGCTGATGCGCTCCCAGGTGGGCCGGCACTTCGGCGCCGAGGTGGCCTACCGGCAGCCGTTCGGCTCCAACGTGCTGCGGATGCCGCAGGGCATCGTGCAGCACCTCTGCTCGCCGGCGCACCTCTCCATCCTGCTGCGGCGCGACGTGGCCAGCTTCCTCGCCGACGTGCGGCGCTGGGCCCTCTCCGAAGAGGACCGCCGCCGCATGGACCAGCTGACGGTGCTGGTGGAGGACACCCAGGGGTTCCAGCTCTTCGAGGCCATCGAGCAGGCCAAGCGGACGCTCTCCACCGGGCTGGAGGCGGAGGTCACCTTCAGCTACCCGGGCATCGAGGTGACCGAGCCGGTGACGCGGGCGGGCTTCGAGGAGGCCAGCGGCCGCGAGGTGGACCAGATCCTGCGCTGCCTCGACGCCACCGTGCGCGCCGCCGGGGTCGCGCCGGACGAGATCGGGGTGGTCTGCAGCACCGGCGGCACGGCGCGGGTGCCCCGCCTGGCCGCCGAGCTGCGCGCCCGCCTGCCGGCGGCGCGGCTCGAGCAGTTCAAGGGCTTCCACTCGGTGGTCGAGGGGCTGGCGCTGGAGGCCCAGGCCATCGCGCGGCGGTAG
- a CDS encoding saccharopine dehydrogenase NADP-binding domain-containing protein: protein MLLVYGANGYTGALIARRALQQGLAPVLAGRDGAAVGRLAVALGLPHRAFGLDDPGALDAGLAGARAVLHCAGPFSRTARPMVEACLRRGAHYLDITGEGEVFEALAGRDGEARARGVTLLPGAGFDVVPSDCLAAHLAARLPGAVRLTLAFQGGGAPSRGTALTMAEGLHRGGMIRRGGALVAVPAAWKVRAFDFGNGPVRCLTIAWGDVWTAWHSTGIPDIEVYMAAPAGVRAVVRASRLVGPLLGAPPVQRIIAAAVRRLVTGPTAVARSRTQAVLHGEVEDPSGRRAAARLTVVDGYTFTARAAVACAQRVLAGGVPTGFQTPSRAFGADFVLSIEGSRRADLG from the coding sequence GTGCTGCTCGTCTACGGCGCCAACGGCTACACCGGCGCCCTGATCGCGCGCCGCGCGCTGCAGCAGGGGCTGGCCCCGGTGCTGGCCGGCCGCGACGGCGCCGCCGTCGGGCGGCTGGCCGTGGCGCTCGGCCTGCCGCACCGCGCCTTCGGGCTCGACGACCCCGGCGCGCTCGACGCCGGGCTGGCCGGCGCCCGCGCCGTGCTCCACTGCGCCGGCCCCTTCTCACGCACCGCGCGCCCCATGGTGGAGGCCTGCCTGCGGCGCGGGGCCCACTACCTCGACATCACCGGCGAGGGGGAGGTCTTCGAGGCGCTGGCCGGCCGGGACGGCGAGGCGCGAGCGCGCGGCGTGACGCTGCTGCCCGGCGCCGGCTTCGACGTGGTCCCCTCGGACTGCCTGGCCGCCCACCTGGCGGCGCGCCTGCCCGGCGCGGTGCGGCTCACCCTGGCCTTCCAGGGCGGGGGCGCGCCGTCGCGCGGCACCGCCCTCACCATGGCCGAGGGGCTCCACCGGGGCGGCATGATCCGCCGCGGCGGCGCGCTGGTGGCCGTGCCGGCCGCCTGGAAGGTCCGGGCCTTCGACTTCGGGAACGGACCGGTGCGCTGCCTGACCATCGCCTGGGGCGACGTCTGGACCGCCTGGCACTCCACCGGCATCCCGGACATCGAGGTCTACATGGCGGCGCCGGCCGGCGTGCGCGCCGTGGTCCGGGCGTCGCGCCTGGTGGGGCCGCTGCTGGGTGCCCCGCCGGTGCAGCGGATCATCGCGGCGGCGGTGCGGCGCCTGGTGACCGGCCCGACCGCGGTGGCCCGCTCCAGGACCCAGGCCGTGCTCCACGGCGAGGTGGAGGATCCCTCGGGGAGGCGCGCCGCCGCCCGCCTCACCGTCGTCGACGGCTACACCTTCACGGCACGGGCGGCGGTGGCCTGCGCCCAGCGGGTGCTGGCCGGCGGGGTGCCGACCGGCTTCCAGACGCCGTCGCGCGCCTTCGGCGCCGACTTCGTGCTGTCGATCGAGGGGAGCAGGCGCGCGGACCTGGGCTGA
- a CDS encoding carbon-nitrogen hydrolase family protein, whose translation MPTVRVALANLPFPATPDDAVARVERAIEQAAGAGAALVCFPECYVPGYRALGAPVPPADPAFFARAHAAVAAAAARWRVAVVLGTERFVDGALRITTLVVGPDGQPIGWQDKVQLDPSEEAIYTPGTERRTFQVGPLTFGVAICHEGWRYPETVRWAALRGAQVVFHPHFGEAEPGGFRPTSYGDPRNTFHEVAVLCRAAENTCFFATVNCASPGSPTTTAVARPDGTLLCFQPHGQAGLLVADLDLDLATGFLARRWRA comes from the coding sequence ATGCCCACCGTCCGCGTCGCGCTCGCCAACCTGCCCTTCCCGGCGACGCCGGACGACGCGGTGGCGCGCGTCGAGCGGGCCATCGAGCAGGCGGCGGGCGCCGGCGCCGCGCTGGTCTGCTTCCCGGAGTGCTACGTCCCGGGCTACCGGGCGCTGGGAGCGCCGGTGCCGCCGGCCGACCCGGCCTTCTTCGCCCGGGCCCACGCCGCGGTGGCGGCCGCCGCCGCCCGGTGGCGGGTGGCGGTGGTGCTCGGCACCGAGCGGTTCGTGGACGGCGCGCTGCGCATCACCACGCTGGTGGTCGGTCCGGACGGCCAGCCGATCGGGTGGCAGGACAAGGTCCAGCTCGACCCGAGCGAGGAGGCCATCTACACGCCGGGCACGGAGCGGCGCACCTTCCAGGTGGGGCCGCTCACCTTCGGGGTGGCCATCTGCCACGAGGGCTGGCGCTACCCCGAGACGGTGCGCTGGGCCGCCCTCCGCGGCGCCCAGGTGGTCTTCCACCCGCACTTCGGAGAGGCCGAGCCGGGCGGCTTCCGCCCCACCTCCTATGGCGACCCGCGCAACACCTTCCACGAGGTGGCGGTCCTCTGTCGGGCCGCCGAGAACACCTGCTTCTTCGCCACGGTGAACTGCGCCAGCCCGGGCTCGCCGACCACCACGGCGGTGGCGCGCCCGGACGGCACGCTGCTCTGCTTCCAGCCGCACGGCCAGGCTGGGCTGCTGGTGGCGGATCTCGACCTCGACCTGGCCACGGGGTTCCTGGCGCGGCGCTGGAGGGCCTGA
- a CDS encoding phytanoyl-CoA dioxygenase family protein produces the protein MLLPGADNLPLEEPLAHYRAFGWARLGPIAAPAALEALRRRAEQLMLGEVVQPGLFFQHDAATGLYEDIPRGQGWQGPSLSYRKLEKLELDPVFAAWIGNPLFARIARAVIGSEVALCRAVLFTKAAQGGTELPWHQDAGSFWGLSRDPELQVWTALDDAPAEAGCLELVPATHLAGRATPQGGVISDDQVARSGHLARSILVPARAGEALLIHNHVWHRSGRNATGAQRRALTICLMDAATRCTRRRSPRQFRRLYGP, from the coding sequence ATGCTGCTCCCTGGTGCCGACAACCTCCCGCTGGAGGAGCCGCTGGCGCACTACCGCGCCTTCGGCTGGGCCCGGCTGGGCCCCATCGCCGCGCCAGCGGCGCTGGAGGCGCTGCGCCGGCGGGCCGAGCAGCTGATGCTCGGCGAGGTGGTCCAGCCGGGGCTCTTCTTCCAGCACGACGCCGCGACCGGCCTCTACGAGGACATCCCGCGCGGCCAGGGCTGGCAGGGGCCGTCGCTGAGCTACCGCAAGCTGGAGAAGCTGGAGCTCGATCCGGTGTTCGCGGCCTGGATCGGCAACCCGCTCTTCGCGCGCATCGCCCGGGCCGTGATCGGCTCCGAGGTGGCGCTGTGCCGCGCCGTGCTCTTCACCAAGGCGGCGCAGGGCGGCACCGAGCTGCCCTGGCACCAGGACGCCGGCTCCTTCTGGGGGCTGAGCCGGGACCCGGAGCTGCAGGTCTGGACGGCGCTCGACGACGCGCCGGCCGAGGCGGGCTGCCTGGAGCTGGTGCCGGCGACGCACCTGGCGGGGCGGGCGACGCCCCAGGGCGGCGTCATCTCCGACGATCAGGTCGCGCGGAGCGGCCACCTGGCCCGCTCGATCCTGGTGCCGGCGCGCGCCGGCGAGGCGCTGCTCATCCACAACCACGTCTGGCACCGCTCCGGTCGCAACGCCACCGGGGCGCAGCGCCGCGCGCTCACCATCTGCCTGATGGACGCGGCCACGCGCTGCACCCGGCGGCGCTCGCCGCGGCAGTTCCGGCGGCTGTACGGCCCCTGA
- a CDS encoding aldo/keto reductase has protein sequence MEQRKLGTQGLVVSAMGLGCMGMSDFYGPTDDQESVATLHRALELGITLLDTADMYGPFKNEELLGRALRGRREQVVLATKFGNRRAPDGAFLGVSGRPEYVHEACEASLRRLGVECIDLYYQHRVDPTVPIEETVGAMAALVQAGKVRYLGLSEAGPATIRRAHAVHPISALQTEYSLWSRDLEEEILPTLRELGIGLVPYSPLGRGFLTGRFRSPDELPRGDWRRLNPRFQGVHFEQNLALVDQVQAVARSKGVTPAQLALAWVLGQGTDVVPIPGTRRRVTLEENAAAVEVVLSPEEVARLEAALPKGAAAGTRYPAANMKMLGL, from the coding sequence ATGGAGCAGCGGAAGCTCGGGACGCAGGGGCTGGTGGTGTCGGCGATGGGGCTCGGCTGCATGGGGATGAGCGACTTCTACGGGCCGACCGACGACCAGGAGTCGGTGGCCACCCTCCACCGCGCCCTCGAGCTGGGGATCACGCTCCTCGACACCGCCGACATGTACGGGCCGTTCAAGAACGAGGAGCTCCTGGGGCGGGCCCTGCGCGGCCGGCGGGAGCAGGTGGTCCTGGCCACCAAGTTCGGGAACCGGCGCGCGCCCGACGGCGCCTTCCTCGGGGTCTCGGGGCGCCCCGAGTACGTGCACGAGGCCTGCGAGGCCTCGCTCAGGCGCCTCGGCGTGGAGTGCATCGATCTCTACTACCAGCACCGCGTGGACCCGACCGTGCCGATCGAGGAGACGGTCGGGGCCATGGCCGCGCTGGTGCAGGCGGGCAAGGTCCGGTACCTCGGCCTCTCGGAGGCCGGCCCGGCCACCATCCGCCGCGCCCACGCCGTCCACCCCATCAGCGCCCTGCAGACCGAGTACTCGCTCTGGAGCCGCGACCTCGAGGAGGAGATCCTGCCGACCCTGCGCGAGCTGGGCATCGGCCTGGTGCCCTACAGCCCGCTCGGCCGGGGCTTCCTGACCGGCCGGTTCCGGTCCCCCGACGAGCTGCCCAGGGGCGACTGGCGTCGCCTGAACCCGCGCTTCCAGGGCGTGCACTTCGAGCAGAACCTGGCCCTGGTGGACCAGGTGCAGGCGGTCGCCCGGTCCAAGGGGGTCACGCCGGCCCAGCTGGCGCTCGCCTGGGTCCTCGGCCAGGGCACCGACGTGGTGCCCATCCCCGGCACCAGGCGCCGCGTCACCCTCGAGGAGAACGCGGCGGCCGTGGAGGTGGTGCTGTCGCCGGAGGAGGTGGCGCGCCTGGAGGCGGCGCTGCCCAAGGGGGCCGCGGCCGGCACGCGGTACCCGGCGGCCAACATGAAGATGCTGGGGCTGTAG